The following nucleotide sequence is from Anopheles stephensi strain Indian chromosome 3, UCI_ANSTEP_V1.0, whole genome shotgun sequence.
AGCGCACGGCGGCATGTCCCAGACGAGCAGGCGTCAGCTTAGCGCGCTGGAAAATATGCTCCAGGTCAATGAAAACCAGCTGCGCACCGTTACGAAGCAGCTGAAAGCACAGTGGATGTGTTTGGAGGAGGCGAAACAGGCGCGAGCCAAGCAGCGAATGCACATCCCGAGCCTGGAAGTGCTGTACCAGACGCTGTCGAAGCAGCAGGACATTCTAAACCGGCAGAGTGATAAATTGGCGTACCTGAAGAATAAGCTCGGGTTGCGGGGCAGTTTGAAAGGGTTGGATGATCGCAGTGTGAAAGGCGGTAGCAACGCGACCGACACATCCGAGAGTGCGATCGAATCGTTAACGGATTCGATCATATCGATGACGCTCGGTGATCAGGTGGCGGCCGACACGAGAAAGTTAAGCGAATCGAAGCTGGCCACCCTGCGAAGGGTGCTTGCCGGGCGAAAGGTGGTAACGGTGAAACCGCAGCGTCCGGATCGCGTTGGCCTTAGCTCGGAGGTGGTCCGTGAGCGTCGCGATCAAGTCAGGAGGCTGAACGTGGAGCAGGAAAAGGCTAAGGTAGCGCAGCAACAGACGGCTGCGTCTAGGGCGACCGTTCCGTCCGTTACCAAGGAagcggaacaaaacaaactgcaacaacagcagcagcaacaacctcaacaacaacaacaacagcgggTAGTCCAACAGCAACCCAAACAGCAACCGGTTAAACCATTGGGAACTTCCACAGCTAATACGAAAGCATTTTCGTTCGGTACCCAAGCCACgctagcagcaacagcagcagcagctccaagCGCTCAAGGAAGCTTTTCCTTTGGGCAAACCACAATTACTCCACTAACGGCGGCGGTTGATCCGGCAATGAAACCAACCCCGAACGGTGGAAGCATCAGTACTGGGCTCAGCTTTGCCGCTCCCAGCCACAGCAAGGAAAGCGATAAGGACAAAAAAGGTTTGGCCGGCGACGGCAAGGAGAACATCCCTGTCTCGAAACCCACTGCTTCTGGTCCGTTTAGTTTTGCTTCCTCGGCGGCTTCCGGAGCATCATTCGTAACGTCCTCGTCGGCTGACACGTCCTTGTCCTCGACTAGCGCTCCCGCGAAGCCTGTATTCTCGTTCGGCAGTGCCGGGACCAACGGTCAATCGGGACTAACGTTCGGTTCGCTGGCGAAACCAAACTTTTCATTCGATCTACCTTCCACCACAACTACCGTCAGCGCTGCTGCGACCGGAACAGGCATCTCTTTCAACCTTGGCCCACCACCCTCGGAAGGATCGCTCGGCCTAGGCAAACCGAAGCCGGTGGCCGTTTCTTCCCTTACGAACGAAAACGTTCTCCCATCGGTGGATGAGACGACGGTGCAGAAGGATAAACCGTTGCCTCCCTCGTTTGGACCGGTGGAACCGGCCACGAAAGCACCACTGCCGGCCCTTACCAGTTTGCTGCAGAAGGTTGACTCCGGGTCGGTGGATCTTACCGTGAAGAGTGCTCCGCCAGCTAAACCACTCGCAGAAGGTCCATTCGGTAGCGGCCTAACCGCGGCCGGTGGCACTAGCAGCTTCGGTTCGGGTGGGTTTTTCGGCAGCGTTAATAAAGCAGCGTCTTCGGTGGCGGTTGTTGCCACGACGGCGACAACCGTAACGTCGACGAATGATGGCGTCAAACCAATTGCGGGTCTATTTTCGGGCATATCGTTCGGTTCGCTTACCGTAACACCGACGTTTTCGTCTGGTTCGGGACAGACGGGGAGCGAATCCGGGTTTGGCAGCACTAAACCAACTAACAGTAGCGCTGTTGTTAATGGAAATGCAGGCGGaactggtgctgctgcaacaAGCAGCAGCTCGGTTGGTTTAACGTTCGGCAGCAATAGCTTTGCGTCGGCTGGATTTGGTGCAGCGAAAGCGTCGTCAGCAGCAGTAGCGTCCACGGATACACCATCGACGACAGCTGCCACTGGCGGACCAACAGCTACTGCTTCCTCTACAACATCCGGCATTGGATTTGGGTCACTTTCCACCAGCTCCACCACAACAACGGCCGCTCCACCGGCAGGCACATTTTCTTTCGGAAAATTATCGCTAGAAAAACCGAATCTTCTAACGGCAACTTCAACGACCGCTACGACAACCGTTCCTTCGGCGAGCGTTACTGATGCAACGACGACTGCGACAAGTGCCGGTGCAACCACCACAACAGCAGCGACCGATGCCACCTCCAATTTGCTCAGCTCGATTAGCATCTGCTCACCGAACGCGGCCACCTCCACAACTCCCAAGAGTCCCTCGTCGGTTACGGGTGGAAACATTTTCACTTCGGCCACGTTCGGTTCACCGAAAGCAACGGATACGCCGGCCAGCAATATCTTTGGCGGCGGTGGTGCAGCCGTTTCGTCCTCCGGCGGGTCTTTCTTTGGCTCAGGGAAACCAGCTACGGCTACGTTcggtacagcagcagcagcagcagcagcaccgccagcagcaacggcagcgTCTTCAGTTCCCGTCGGCTTGTTCGCTTCGGTGGTACAACCGAGTGTCGCATCGACCGCGCCAGTATCCACCGTCGTTAGCAGCACCACCGCCGGCactaccgctgctgctgccgctgccgggGGCAATATTTTTGGTGGATTTTTCAGTTCCGGTgcagcggcggcggctgccACCAGTACACCCTCAACCGGCGGATCGTTCTTTGGCGGCGGTGGAGGAACGCCGTCCGGTTCCTCCATTTTCGGATCGAGCGCGGCCACAACTACGAGCAATATTTTTGGTAATGCGACCACCGCCAGTCCTGCCCCGGGAGGCAACTCGTCGTTGGGAGGTGGCAGCATGTTCGGAAGTGCAGGCACCACAGCGAACAGCCCTCCCGGTGGTTCGATTTTTGGAGGTTCGTCCGcgtttggtgcagcagcaaccaccggTGGCGTGGCAAGCTCCGGTGGCAACATATTCGGCAGTCCGGTCGCATCGGCTCCAACCACCGGTGGCGGTCTGTTTGGTACGGTTGGTGCCCAGCAGCAGCCCGTCTCTTCAACACAATCCatctttggtggtggtggtggtggtgcagtgTCCACCGGCGGTGCGTTTGGATCGGCGGTCACCGGCAGTCCTGGGGGAGGTCCGTTCAGTAGCGGTGGTACGGGTGCGGGTGTGAATGCGTTCGCTTCGCCGACTGGTGGTACGACGGCGTCAGCATTCAGCAAACCGCCAGCGTTCGGTGCAGCGCCCACGTTTGGCGGTGCACCCACGTTCGGCGGTGCGCCCACGTTTGGCGGTGCGCCAACCTTCGGCGGTGCACCCACGTTCGGCAGTCCGAAGGCCACGTTCGGTGGGGGATCACCGTTCGGTGCTGGAAGTTCGCCGGCTGGCGGCATCGGCGCATCGCCAACGCCATCGAACAATCTGTTCGAGCAGCTCGGATCGTCCTCGTCCGGGGTGTCGTTCGGTGGGCTAGCGGCACAGCAGGCACAAAAACCAACCCAGTTCGGTGGGTCGTCGTTTTCCAGCTGGCGATCGTaatctggttttttttatcgtaaTCTGGTctaattttggtttttttgccGTCAATAAACATCCGCTGTGCAAAATAGCCCAAACCCGTTATTGCGTTTCTCTGCTGTCGTCCTCTTACAGCAGGGACCTTCGTTAAGAGCTGTGTCTATATTTGGGATGATTGTAGCATTGCGAATACTTTTCTGCTGGAAGCTGCCAACATTGGGGGAACATCTGTTAGCGACAAAAGCTTCACTCTGTGGTAGATGTTCTAGAAATAGTTTTGAAAGAGTTTAACTTCATCGGTTATGCAAGCAGGACGTAATTTCTGGAGAGCTGTACGCTTAGACGGTGTGCAGTGCAAAGGTGAAAAGCCTGGAATACGCATCTTTGGAATCTCATGGGAAGCGGACTTCCCTTCGTTGCTGCCCTGGAATTGCTCTGGAATGTGGCATGGGCAGTGCCGGACTTCGGAAGAGAAGCACTGCAACCTTAGCTCGACAGTTGTCCAAGGGAATCGTGCCTACCAAAGGCTCTCCACACCCAATATGATGGAAGCCAGCGTAGTAAATTTATACTCGCCAGGGTCcgatgggctggtcatgttATGGGGAttacaccggacgacccagttcGTAAAGTGCCTTTAAAGCGGACAGGAGACgtgtggtaggcccaaactgagatgggcTAGATTAGAAGCTTTGCTGGCAAGACTAAACACGTGTTGTGGCTACTCACCTCGATAAATGTTGTCATTTGTTTGAGAAAATGGGAGTTTTCCTTCggatttaaatatttccacgcttttatcatcatcatgagACTTTACTCTTCTTCCTTCGCAATAGGCTTACAAGTTACACGATCATTTTATAAATTGGTACGATATTCCATCCATCCCTTCAtacgttttctctctctctctctctctctctctctctttctttctcactCGGCACGATCGAGTTGCATGAGTGAGCTTCGGATCACGTGCGATCTTACAAAGCTCTTTCCGAGAGCAAACGTTTCACACCCCATTCGCGTCCACTTCgctagttgtgtgtgtgtgtgtgtgtgtgttttcgttatttatattttatacgTTTATTAGTTCCTAGTTAGACAATATCTTCTCCTCGATTTGCTATCATCGGTTTCGAACGGAATTGTATGTTGCTCGTGTGTTGTGGGTGCCGTGGGTGTCGGTATCGTATGTTTTGCCTCCTTCTTCCTTTGACTCTATTCGGTTACGCACTTTCTTAGCACTTTACTCggttcttgtttgtttttttttgttgttttgtttagtttttattcGCACACGCCCACATTTACTAAAATGTCACACCAGAGCATATAGGAGTGCCTTCAATCTATAATTTTACCTCAGTCACACATTCCGCCATGTTTGTTGCATTTGCTGGGAATCAGCCTTTGAAGTTGTTCCTTCTTTTATCAATAGTTTCTTTGTGGACTATCTTCTTGTGCAATGTGTTTTGAGTAAACAAAatgaacaaacaaagcaaacaaaaaaacaattctaATTTATATATAATTTTTATACACACGTTCTCTGAGGCGCATTCAGCTGGGGGAttctttttaaacattttggaAGTTTTTTGGATCGaaactctctctttctctctctctctctctctctctctctctctctctctctttctgggCATACTGTAAGGTCCCAAAAAAAATTGGTCAATCATTTTCTTACCGCTTGACCATCTTTGTCCCATGGCGCTGCCACACCATTCCGTATGTTTGGTAGGATGGTACATGAAAACTGTATGACTTAGTTACTTGCATTAGATTTAGTGGGCTAATTAGGCCGGAGGAAAATtaaacccaaacacacataaacacacacatagacacacagAGACATAAGCGAGAGGAAGAGAGGCTATAATATCTATACAAAACTGAACAGGGACAACACAAGCGCATGCTTGGATTAACGGGGATCGACTagttacaggggttttcagttgatgaTGTCAAAGCATCGATCCtgttttgtaaacaaagcaAGATGAGTTGGGCttaagtctgaatagatgaccaaaccccccccccccccccccccccactcacggcactcactttttgCTTCTgcgttaccttaaatttaggtaaaagtttggtcaaaattgtgaaaaattattgtaataattattgataataattataaatagtAAATGAATAACAAATTTTACTTAAAAAGTTAGAAAAAGATACATTTTTGCGTAACTCAGTAGCAAAACAGTGAGTACCGTgagcatctattcagactttaacCGTTGAGTTGTAAAGctagcagatgatattgtaCTTGTAGCCGATGATATTGAACACGGTCTGTCAGCGGGTTGGGTAAgtttacacaaaaaaaagggatcgaTGCTTTTACAGTATCAACTGGTAAAAACCTGTTTAGTGGTGGGGTACTAATAAAATGTGCaaaatgaaatgaagaaaaaaggaaacatacATAAACAGCCGATTTTAGTGTCCTTTCTCGAAATACGATGCACGCGCACACTGCACGAACACACTGCAGATTCTGCACATTGGtaaaatttttgtttaatcGTGTGTTTGGTCATTCGTCTAGCATATTTATACCCCACCGTCTCTGATGTTTTATGTTCTactatcgttttttttgttgtagttttttttcaatatttgcgtttatcttgtttttttttcttttttttcgaaaacagTTTTGCACTTTCTACATTGTTTGCTGTATACCTCCTCTCTTTTTTATAGCCTATACCTATTGCATATATTGTATAGTGTGTGTTTCTCCTGTttatcgttcttttttttgttccttccgtCGCAAAGtgttgttttcccccttttttttgtcttcgcTTTTCCTTAATACTCTAcccggttgttgttttttcgtgttttgtttttttactttatatTTTACGTTTATCGACACATGCTTCATTTTGTTTCACTATAAAAAAACTGCCCGAAACGTTCAAGGAacgagtgggggggggggggaggagggggggtgCATATCACTATACTGACGTTACCCACTTTTGACTGAGATTTTAATGCTACCACTCTGGTTTTACTATCGTTAAGCTGAGGCTTAGCATCCGTGCGTGTTGTTCTGCGTTTTTACAAATTAATTTCTTTACAGCTTGCATGACAAAGATGCGATATTGTGGGCGCCTAATTTACTGCTTCCCAAactggtagtggtagtagtagcagtggcTTTAGTTACTGCTTAAGAAATATCACTAGAAAATGCACTTTGCGCAATCCTACACCACAGAATTGGAAGCAAGTAGCTAGTCGGAAAAAAACGATACAGGGATTCGATTCGAGTGGATGTGTTCGCAACTCATCGGAAGATATTTTCCATCACTCGGGAGAGGTTTGCAATCATTTAGGGGAATATGTGAGCTTTGTAGTGTTCAAACCCTGCAATTAAGACATTAAgcgaaaaaacaatttaaaagcaTTATGAATATGATGCTGGCCCGatgccgaaaaacaaaaagcatgcAAACTTTCTaaggggggggtggggggggggggttgaaaTAGATAAGCTGGCTAGTACAATCGTTGTTTTGTCCGGGTTCGCGCTCCGGGTCCGGGTTTAAATTATACGCACAATAGAAAAATATTGCATCCCTTTAAAGATAGCTTTCtgtggggggttttttgtgtgtgtgtttgatgagCTTTAAAAAGTAACACTACTAGACATCATTGCTTTCTACAGCAGTGTACCGGCTAGGCTAGGGCTTGTTTCATCATCTGCAAAATCTTATAAATTGACACAGTTTGTTTAGCCGATTTCTCCAGGATTCGGTTCCAGGCTCTCCGAGTCGACCTGCACTATGGACCATCTGCTTCCGAAGAAATCTAGCGCGTATCTGGCTATCTTCAGAGATATCCTTACAGATATCAAGGATCGCATCACGTTAGATGCTTTTCTTCTAACGCTTCACCAGATAATCGTTATTCGATCACCTTGCTTTCGAGCCCAgagttatgtgtgtgtgtgtgtggatgtatGATGGAGGTGTGTATTTTGTcctttgattaaaaaaaaacagctgatGATAGCTCAAaagggtgtgtatgtgtgaaacAGTATACACACGTATATTAACTGAAGCCTAGCGAACCGAACTGTATCCCTAACAGCAGCAGTTCTGTAGCGTCCTGATACTCCTCTTCCTCCGAGATGACCGAGATGTTTGTGAAATGATAGCAGCAgttggcggtgtgtgtgtatatgtgtcaTAATTACAATAGCAGCAGTAAGAGTAGCGTTGCGTTCTAACGACGATAGTTACACTACAAGTCTAGTTGATAGCAGGGTAGCTGCTCACAACAGCGATCCCATCGCCACAGGACACGCACAGACAACCCAAGCACTCGCACATGGCTGTCGGCGGTGTTATGGCGGCTCTGGCGGGCGTGCCCCGAGCTGAGTCCATTTATGCGCGAaccctcatcatcatcgtactGCTCACGGGCGGCGGCACCGGGATGGAAGAAAATCACGACAGGATGGCAACACTGCGCCGGATACCGCCCTGCTGGTGGATGTTGTCGATCGAGGACCACTTCTTCATCCCGTTCTTAAGCGCTTCCGCTGTCGCCTTGTCCTGCATAACGCGCGACATCGCCTCCAGCTTCTGGGCACGCTCCTTCGACAGCGGCTCGGTCGGGAAGGACAGATCGTTCGCTTCGGCAAGCGTGCGCAGATCGAAGTAGTACTTGGCGTACACGGACGACGGTACGTTAATGTTGAACTGCAGCAGCTCCAGAAACTGCCGCTCGAGCTCGTTCATGTCCTCCACCGTAATGTCCTTCAGTATCTGGCAGTAGTCCACGTTCCAGACGGCCTGATCGTCCCACACCTTGCTCGCGAGCAGGATCGCACCGAGCACTATTCGCTTCCAGTTGCAGGACGCAATGTCCAGCTCGGCGTACGTCAGCAGCCGCTCCAGGTACACGAGCGTGATGATCGCGCACTCGGCCGTCAGCTGGGCAGCATTGAACAGGGTCCGCACGAACTTGTAGATCTGCCGGTGTTCGGGATTGTGCCGGTCGTAATCGTCCGGCACCGGGTCACGCGTCAGCGGGTGTAGCTTCTCGTCGAAGATGTCTATCCGCCGCTCGCTGGTACGGTTCTTGATGTGGTAGTAGATCGCCAGCGACACGCACTTGACCGTGTTTTTGAGGTTCGGCTGCGACACGGTACTGTCGTCCAGGTAGATCGTTGAGCAGCTACTACTCTTCTtcagcacaccaccaccaccaccacctcctccacctccacctcctccaccacctcctcctccgccgCCAGGACCACCGCCGCCCTGCGGCACGATCTGGTGCTGGGACTTTTTGCGCGTCATACCATTTTCGAGACACTGCTTCGAGCGCTCCAGGAACATGGTGCCGGCGGACGGATCGACGGACGGATCGTGCTCACCGTCGTCGCCTTCGCGCTCGGAGATGTGCTGCAGATTGTTGGCGGACAGTTCGCCCTCGGGCAGATGTTCCTCGAAGACGGGCGCCTCCTTTGCCTTGCGCGTCGGCGGTGGACTCGAGTACGAGCAGCATGACGTTTTGTTTCCCATCCTGCCtgctgcttcctttttttttcgtgaggTTTATTCTTATGCTTCTGTTTGGGTTCACCCGTTCAGCGGTGTGTGCTTTTTAAAGCTCTCGCTGTGAGCCAAAGTGTATTTTTGGCCTGAATCAAATGTGCTTCTTCTCCTGCAGCATAATGACCAACGACGGCGGGTCGTCTCTGCTGCGCTCTTGAATGGTGTACAAATATAGTACAAGAGTTGGGCACCGGACTCGGAACGCTTTGTGCCGGGGTTCCGCAATGTTACCAAATCTGGTGAAGCCCGTCCTATTTTTAACGTTCCCACGTGCACGCTACTGATGGAAGGTTGAAGCAAAACTGGCCACTTTATACGGTCGCAAGATTTCGTTCACGTACTACTCACGTATTGCAGCAGAGTTCGGAATGAAGGTAAAATTTGGCAGTCGTCGGTTATCGGTTTCAAAAGTTGCGCGTGCTGTGCAGGATCCGCCCGCCGTGCTCTGTTGCCTTTAACCGTTTTGGGGATGACTAGAAGATGAGAGATGCAAACGAATTTTCTCTTGGgctgtttgggtgtgtgtgtgtgtgtgtgcgtgattgtGCTTTTGTGGTAGATGCCTTTTCTTCCTCCAAGAATGTCTGAGTATCCGACTCTTGTTGCTATGCTGATCCTTGTGCCTTGTGCCAAAATTGTCTTTAAGACGTCACTTTAGGTTAGATTCTTTTCTTTATTGAGGGATGGATTTTCCGTGTTTGTTTTAAACCTCGTATCCTCCTTTTCTTAGTTCATTAATTCAATCGGTATCCTTTCCGCTGTACAACGACGGTTTTCGAACGTTTGCATCGAGTGTTCGTTCTGTCTATCTCGGTTCTTAACGGATAAAATTTGGCACTAGATCCTTGTATGGCCTGAAgatgttgaaaataaaaaaaaaaaaaagttcgcaAGGTGTTTGGTATTGCTTTAATAGCGATGAGGCTGGAAATCCAAAAAACCGGCTGATGAGGATCCCTCAGTAGACCAGTGATCGACACACCGTCGAAAGATTGGGAagatttcgtttctttttaatttacgCGACACCGGCCACCGACAACTCCTCGTTTCTAATGCTCACGCcctgaaagaagaaaaaaaaagaagaaaaagcaaggAATTAGCAAACGAATTATGAAGGAAAACGGCCGCAGTACAACAGTCGTTGCACGGCCAGTAATCACTTTACATCGATCACTAGGCTAGGCTGTAAAGCATCGAGACAAACGTGCTACTGCCAATAATTATCATTTATCACCAACCCCAACCGGGCATAACAGGTGTCGTCTATGTACTCCGGCCTGCCGAGAACACTGGGCCCTGATACCGTCTGTACCACCGTACACATGTTATGTCATGTTATTGGTGTCACGCCGATAGGAAATTGTCCAccgttttttgtgcttttcgAATGGTGCCACGGCAGGGCGCAAATAAAGTGAAAGATTCAGTGACAGGATGTTTCCATGTTGGGGCGCATGATTTATGACGATTGCAAAGTTGTGACTGAAGTGATTCAATTAATTTCTAAGTTATTTTTCTAGTGAGCTTGAGATTGATTGTTAAGAGCATTCCAATGTTGACAGAAGTGACGCAAAAGGGATGAATttgaagaaataaattaaacttatacagtccttaacacaactatacgaacacctgtgttttttaaagaataaaatcaaaacccaAATTATTTTTGGGTTTGAGAGGATTATTGAGAGGCAGAGGgattatttttcaatatttttctaGCATTTTACAACATTTTATCGTTctgaaaaaacaaacggcctTATTTTTACACTAGATTTACGATTTTCTGTACCCATTAGGGATGGGCGCTCCGGTCCGGAATCAGGATTCCGATCCGATCTAGCATATAAATGAGTTCGAACCGATCCGAAAGAATGATTCCAACCAGTTCCAGTTTCAGAACCAgttcaaaaatcaaaatatgaaaagatataaaaaatcGTGTCTTTCCCGTAAAAACTGTATGGCAGGGAGCTAAGACCGATTACTTAACTAcatcaaaaatatatttacattgaaaaaggttGTCTTAAGCTAGTTGtatttttgaacgatttttttaaatcgttacaaaaacggagaaaaataatttccGGTAGGTGTGTTCGTATAGTTATGATACATGGAGCGATTTTGCAGGTGCCAAAATGAATTGTTGggtcggtccggtggccgagacgataacggcgccggtcttcatacggcaggaccggggtacaaatcccatccagaccgcttccctGTACGCActgctgactactttgctatgggtaaaattaagttacagaaagccagaaatgacaggccgagacctttcgaggttgtagtgccaaagaagaagaagaaaataaattgttaaagtgtgtgtaaaattatacttttttcttcaaaatgtgTTTTGTCATTTTCTACAACTAAATATAATCAGTTTTAGCTAACATttctagtttttattttattctaaaaaaacaGGCGTTCGTATAGTTGTGTTGAGGACTGTAAAATCTGTGATGAACAGTTTCATAATTAATACTGATTTGCAAATGATTgcaaatttgcaaaaaaaatcgatgtATCCTGAGTCCTAGAGATGCACGAAATATTACTAGATTTTAACCGAATAATGccaaaacagtggaaaaactACAATTGATCGTAGAAGTTGTGCAAGGTGGCAATGTCAAATTGCGGTCATATTTCGGCCATCCAACAGCGTTTTTGGAATCTTCATATGCAGCAGAAACCGACAAGTAACTGCCATAAGCCCGTTCAGAcatagttcttcttcttcttctttcttggcctacgACCTCtcaaggtcatgcctgtcatttttacCTTAAAAGACTAATTGAAACcccatagttggatagtcaatcctcactacggggggaGCACGGCCcagttgggatttgaaccccggttctgctgtgtgaagaccggcgccgctgtggTATCTACTACCGATCCACCATCTCTTTGGGTTAGGTGATACAATTCAATTCACATGTACACAAAAATCGCTGGACATTTTCTCcttacgttttgttttgtcttatcCCAAAGCATGGCGGCCCGCGACCGATAATAGCCACCGTTTTTTTAGTAATGAGAAAGTTTAGAAAACAACGCACAACCCGAAAAACAAATTGTCTTACAATGACATCGTCTCCCTACCTTATCGAAACCAAAAAACCGTCCGTCCGCCACGAAATTGGgggttggaaaacagaaagtgGACCTCCACCAACCGTCGTTGACGACGTTTTCGCTTCGCGGAGACTCCGGTTTTGCTGTGTCCGTGGATTGCGTGACTGTTGCAGTTCGAGTGGTGTCACGATCCATAAACGTAGCTCCCCGTTCCTGCCATCCCTACCTACCTTCTACCTGGCATCGATGATCGACAGTGGAAGGAAGTCACCCAGTCGCAACGGCACCGTGATTCCTTCGCCGAGAAAGCGACAACGGATGGGTGCACGATTTTGAGGCTTGAGCCAGTGTCATAAAAAGTGACTCTACTGGTGCATtccgtgtgtggtgtgtgtgcc
It contains:
- the LOC118508999 gene encoding cyclin-Y-like protein 1, whose translation is MGNKTSCCSYSSPPPTRKAKEAPVFEEHLPEGELSANNLQHISEREGDDGEHDPSVDPSAGTMFLERSKQCLENGMTRKKSQHQIVPQGGGGPGGGGGGGGGGGGGGGGGGGGVLKKSSSCSTIYLDDSTVSQPNLKNTVKCVSLAIYYHIKNRTSERRIDIFDEKLHPLTRDPVPDDYDRHNPEHRQIYKFVRTLFNAAQLTAECAIITLVYLERLLTYAELDIASCNWKRIVLGAILLASKVWDDQAVWNVDYCQILKDITVEDMNELERQFLELLQFNINVPSSVYAKYYFDLRTLAEANDLSFPTEPLSKERAQKLEAMSRVMQDKATAEALKNGMKKWSSIDNIHQQGGIRRSVAILS
- the LOC118508998 gene encoding nuclear pore complex protein Nup214, coding for MAQPAPLGLDVTELKFKLQSKVPVFKGDGNAKHGCNLLATASVHGLVFAGTVGCELRVLKLKDITTDRVINEIVPLRTVPLPSVPYQLAVSCDHGFLAVDIVANGVPFVYIYSVPSFLTGSIVKVHEIKTSAQPNVRSTQLCWNPVLHNVLAVRTEAGGLSAYTLKEPAGLEFHSLDTSNPAERAQCVCWSPKGKQLVVAFANGKLVQYKPDLKPARTIVCPAGVVDGGFDVLAVQWLSTYQFAAVFLPHADDSVPALFIVNAPKAPANPVFINYDDICYSQSGPRKGQVFLQHILPWNLLLMASANSMEVGILGTTESGESPTWCQWTTTDEARAELPLTSDKQETFPIGMVLETGCTHELVIGEQTFPVMPMIHLLSTYGQLVSFNVLNTLPNVPNICSPPKPVQDLSGGAFVKVDVEKSAPASTAPASSMNANVPVAAPATAGMLPPSEISFAVPNGATSTPAIAKSKSFFNPGVGDAVQKSPINLFGGGAVTGLQQQKPAAPAIAPTFGKNITFGSAPMGGQGLSQGVTTGANGNNDKKAPAFAGFAAQGTTAASTFGQLGTSAGGLPTMSAPPFQAAMASMGSSVPTTTVTSSAGPDASKPLVTVPPTYAPSVQLQQPQQNSGANASTGVTRPQPPAPAAQKKSDFSSEDSNAIIRTLMVDEINRFARELIDLQQRNRTLNVQIGVKEESAQIIRNLRELEDIIAQANESTQSLVSDVQSLRLGLNEAFAMVAEANSKSTIYNNPTVHQYQEAHGGMSQTSRRQLSALENMLQVNENQLRTVTKQLKAQWMCLEEAKQARAKQRMHIPSLEVLYQTLSKQQDILNRQSDKLAYLKNKLGLRGSLKGLDDRSVKGGSNATDTSESAIESLTDSIISMTLGDQVAADTRKLSESKLATLRRVLAGRKVVTVKPQRPDRVGLSSEVVRERRDQVRRLNVEQEKAKVAQQQTAASRATVPSVTKEAEQNKLQQQQQQQPQQQQQQRVVQQQPKQQPVKPLGTSTANTKAFSFGTQATLAATAAAAPSAQGSFSFGQTTITPLTAAVDPAMKPTPNGGSISTGLSFAAPSHSKESDKDKKGLAGDGKENIPVSKPTASGPFSFASSAASGASFVTSSSADTSLSSTSAPAKPVFSFGSAGTNGQSGLTFGSLAKPNFSFDLPSTTTTVSAAATGTGISFNLGPPPSEGSLGLGKPKPVAVSSLTNENVLPSVDETTVQKDKPLPPSFGPVEPATKAPLPALTSLLQKVDSGSVDLTVKSAPPAKPLAEGPFGSGLTAAGGTSSFGSGGFFGSVNKAASSVAVVATTATTVTSTNDGVKPIAGLFSGISFGSLTVTPTFSSGSGQTGSESGFGSTKPTNSSAVVNGNAGGTGAAATSSSSVGLTFGSNSFASAGFGAAKASSAAVASTDTPSTTAATGGPTATASSTTSGIGFGSLSTSSTTTTAAPPAGTFSFGKLSLEKPNLLTATSTTATTTVPSASVTDATTTATSAGATTTTAATDATSNLLSSISICSPNAATSTTPKSPSSVTGGNIFTSATFGSPKATDTPASNIFGGGGAAVSSSGGSFFGSGKPATATFGTAAAAAAAPPAATAASSVPVGLFASVVQPSVASTAPVSTVVSSTTAGTTAAAAAAGGNIFGGFFSSGAAAAAATSTPSTGGSFFGGGGGTPSGSSIFGSSAATTTSNIFGNATTASPAPGGNSSLGGGSMFGSAGTTANSPPGGSIFGGSSAFGAAATTGGVASSGGNIFGSPVASAPTTGGGLFGTVGAQQQPVSSTQSIFGGGGGGAVSTGGAFGSAVTGSPGGGPFSSGGTGAGVNAFASPTGGTTASAFSKPPAFGAAPTFGGAPTFGGAPTFGGAPTFGGAPTFGSPKATFGGGSPFGAGSSPAGGIGASPTPSNNLFEQLGSSSSGVSFGGLAAQQAQKPTQFGGSSFSSWRS